Proteins encoded together in one Deinococcus reticulitermitis window:
- a CDS encoding acyl-CoA dehydrogenase: MAPFLNRRDLHFQLFEVLDTARLPERERFAEHSREVYQDILDLAYNVADKYFANHAREADLSEPHVVDGQVRLVPAVKEAMRAFREAGFFSAHHDEELGGLQLPWVMTQAVQAHFQAANVGSSGYPFLTIGNANLQRVFASPEQQRRFMLPLIEGRWFGTMALSEPQAGSGLADITTTATPREDGTYAITGTKMWISAGEHELTENIVHLVLARIKGGPAGVRGISLFLVPRYRVNGDGSVGQGEARQSNHVVLAGLNHKMGYRGTTNTLLNFGEGGETVGEIVGEPGRGLAQMFHMMNEARIGVGMGAVMSGTAGYLASLAYARERRQGRLPSHRDPHAPSVPIIEHADVKRMLLRQKGYVEGGLALGLYAASLVDDLQTGEEADKEDVSLLLDLLTPIVKSWPSKYSQEALSDAIQVMGGAGYVRDSPVEMYYRDNRLNPIHEGTEGIQANDLLGRKITQAGGRGLTVLLERMEADLQASAGLPELDEIRTALRTAIDHSRAALQTHLGRAADLGPDLFLANANAALEMLGMTVVGWMWLRQAAVSARALPEARGEGADFYQGKVQAARYFARFDLPRVREWAELLASADRTTSEMRPEWF; the protein is encoded by the coding sequence CCAACCACGCCCGCGAGGCTGACCTGAGCGAGCCGCATGTGGTGGACGGCCAGGTCCGGCTCGTCCCCGCCGTGAAAGAAGCGATGCGTGCCTTCCGGGAAGCGGGCTTTTTCTCGGCGCACCACGACGAGGAGCTCGGTGGGCTGCAACTGCCCTGGGTGATGACGCAAGCGGTGCAGGCGCATTTTCAGGCGGCGAACGTGGGGAGCAGCGGCTACCCCTTCCTCACCATCGGCAACGCCAACCTGCAACGGGTCTTTGCCAGCCCCGAGCAGCAGCGGCGCTTCATGCTGCCGCTGATCGAGGGGCGCTGGTTCGGCACGATGGCCCTCTCCGAGCCGCAGGCGGGCTCCGGCCTCGCCGACATCACGACGACCGCGACGCCGCGTGAGGACGGCACCTACGCGATCACCGGCACCAAGATGTGGATCTCGGCGGGCGAGCACGAACTCACCGAGAACATCGTCCACCTCGTCCTCGCACGGATCAAAGGCGGGCCGGCGGGAGTGAGGGGCATCAGCCTCTTCCTCGTGCCGCGCTACCGGGTGAACGGGGACGGCAGCGTCGGCCAGGGGGAGGCGAGGCAGAGCAACCACGTCGTGCTTGCGGGCCTCAACCACAAGATGGGCTACCGGGGCACCACGAACACCCTGCTCAATTTCGGTGAGGGCGGCGAAACGGTCGGCGAGATCGTCGGCGAGCCGGGGCGCGGCCTCGCGCAGATGTTCCACATGATGAACGAGGCGCGCATCGGCGTCGGCATGGGCGCCGTCATGAGCGGCACCGCCGGCTACCTCGCGAGCCTGGCGTACGCCCGCGAGCGCCGCCAGGGCCGGCTGCCGAGCCACCGCGACCCCCACGCCCCGTCCGTCCCGATCATCGAACACGCCGACGTGAAGCGGATGCTGCTGCGCCAGAAAGGCTACGTGGAGGGCGGCCTCGCGCTCGGCCTCTACGCGGCTTCCCTCGTGGACGACCTGCAAACAGGGGAGGAGGCGGACAAGGAGGACGTGTCGCTGCTGCTCGACCTGCTCACCCCCATCGTGAAGTCGTGGCCGAGCAAATACAGCCAGGAGGCCCTCAGCGACGCGATTCAGGTGATGGGCGGCGCCGGCTACGTGCGCGACTCGCCCGTCGAGATGTACTACCGCGACAACCGCCTCAACCCCATCCACGAGGGCACTGAGGGCATCCAGGCCAATGACCTGCTCGGGCGCAAGATCACGCAGGCGGGCGGGCGCGGCCTGACGGTCCTGCTGGAGCGGATGGAGGCCGACCTTCAGGCGAGCGCCGGCCTCCCCGAATTGGATGAGATCCGCACGGCGCTGCGAACGGCCATCGACCACAGCCGCGCCGCCCTCCAGACCCACCTGGGCCGCGCCGCCGACCTCGGCCCCGACCTCTTCCTCGCCAACGCGAACGCGGCCCTCGAGATGCTGGGCATGACGGTGGTGGGCTGGATGTGGCTGCGGCAAGCGGCGGTGTCGGCCCGCGCGCTGCCGGAAGCCCGGGGCGAGGGCGCCGACTTCTACCAGGGCAAGGTGCAGGCCGCGCGCTACTTCGCCCGCTTCGACCTGCCGCGCGTGCGCGAGTGGGCCGAGCTCCTCGCCAGCGCCGACCGCACCACGAGCGAGATGCGCCCGGAGTGGTTCTGA